From the Parus major isolate Abel chromosome 1A, Parus_major1.1, whole genome shotgun sequence genome, the window CACCTCTCTGCTCCGGCTAAAGGGTTCCATCATGCACAGCTGgtgcaagcagcagcagagattcCAGGGCACCCAAAACCTGCTGCATTTGAGTTTCCTGACCTTCCTTTCACTGCAATATTTCTCCCCACAGGCTCGGCATAGCTTTCGCTTATTACGGTGTCATATTGGCCAGCGCTGAGTTGCTGGAGCGGGACCTTGTCTGTGGCTCCACAGCCCCACCACTGCAGGACTCCAGTGGTGACCCTGAGGAGAGCCACAGCCCCTGCCACTGCCACTTGTTTGGGCCCACTGCCTATCAGACCATGATCATCAGCACAGTCGGGGAGATCGCACGTAACCtcttcccccatccctgccctgccaccccCCTCTCAGTGCTCACTGCAAGGGTTCAAGCTGTGCAGGCACTTGGTGACAGGGACCCACACGACCTGGGCGCTGCAGGCAGCTTGCTGGCTCAGCAGGGCACTCGGTGGGGCCCTCCTCAGGCCCTGGTGTTTGCCTGTGCTGTGGTCAGAGGAACCAAAATCACCCAGGCCTGAGCTGTTCACCCAGCCTGCCTTCCTTGCATGGCTCAGGACAGACATTGGTGTCCTGTCTCAGCACAACCACTTTTGGAGAAGCACAGGCTTCATCATCTGAAGGGAAGGATGAAAACAAAGGGGCATGGGGGCAAATCACAGGCTTTGAGTGCAGAAAGGGAACAATAAGGTTTGTGCATTTTACGGGATGTTTGGTGGGCACTGGGGATGCAGCCATGTATCTCTGAGTCACACTGCATAAGGTCTGTCAAGGCAGGCAATCATTGCAGTGAGATCATCAAATGTTTtatggttttcctttttatttccagtaaatCCTGTGAACATTCTCAGCATCAATCTCCTTGGAAGACGCCTAAGCCTGTGTATCACCATGGGATGTACAGCtctgttctttctgcttcttaatATCTGCACCTCCAGGTACTCTGGGCTCAGACTATGGGTCTTGTTTGAGGGTATGTAATGCTGAGGTATTCTCAGGTCACCAGTCTTTCAGGACAGTGATTCTTGTAGGTCTGAGAAAAGCCTCTGACTGGCTCTCcctttcctgggaaagctgtGGCAGCAGATTCTATGGTGCAGTGGTGTGCAGAGGGGCTCACTTGTATGAATGAGCCCACTTGGCTTCCCCTAAACATCCAacaagctgctttccagcacagtccagaaaattgaaaaaagtgTGAACAACATGCACTGGAaagaagttatatttttttcattcattttttttcctctttctttctttctggcaTCTCTGCTGATGCTGTTCAGTGACATTAACTCTGCTCCACATGAATTTCTGTCTAGTGCAGGCATGGTTGGCTTTCTCTTCATGCTGCGTGCCTTGGTTTCAGCAAACTTCAACACCATCTACATTTACACAGCAGAGGTGGGTTCTCCTTGAGGTGTGTTCAGCTGCTTGGAGGCTTCAAATACTATTTGTATATACCCAGGAATGGTGACTGCTAGTTTATGGGCTGGTTAAGAGTCACCTTCCTTGAACTATGTCTCTGGCATCTTGGTGACACTGTTTTCATATGCAAGATAAGAGAAGGAATCAGAAAACCAGCTTGGAGATGACAGCAGTAGATGGAAGAGGAGTGCCCTACTAAGCCAGCTGTTGCTCAGCTCCTATAAAACACTGTCTTTGAGGATGTTGGCTGCCACTGTCTTCCAAAAGCCACAATCTTCCTCCTATCTAACCCCCACAGTGAGAAAACAGACTACCACTAAAATGCACATTTCCCAGCACTTAAAGGTCTGTCTGAGGTAGTATATGGGGTTATATATACAATTATTTTCCCTTAATGGAAATTGCTGTGTTCTGTCTGCAAAAAGTTTTAATCTTTTAAAGAGTTTTTCCTTCATACAACTTTGGAGCCATGAGTTCTGTGAGTTAAGTATAAATTGTTGGGGTTtgtgttgttcttttttttaaaaaatcaattgtATGGAGTTAAATGGATTTCCTTGTTAATTGACTAAAGTCatccaaagcaaacagaagtaGCTCCCTTGCACTTTTAAGAGTGTAATACTTAAACTTGCACCTGTTTTAATACCACAATTTTAGTAGTCTTGAATAAGTTGCTGTTGATGTAAAGACGGTTGCTGTACCATAAATCAGTTCTACTCACAATTTAATCAATAATCAAAATCTTTCACGCCAAGTGCTTGGACTCTTCTTGAAATAACTTACTCAATTTGCTTGGCTCAGTAAAGTATTTAAACAAAGACTTACACAAGTATGCTTGCTAAAATCTGTTGATATTAAGAGGTAATTCagtaaaatttgtatttaagtGTTTCATTGGCACAGATGTTTGGGAAGTGTGAAAAATAAACTACACAAAGCACTTCTTCTAAGCCTGGATATTTCTTACCAggatctgtttttctttttattctttctaagCAAAGGTGCTGTTGACAATAATTAATAGACAGACTTGAGCAGTGCAGACAAtatcttttcctcctgctttccagaTACAGGGCCTAGCAgtataaacagattttttttcctttagcacCCAACCTAACCTATGTGACTTTGATCATAGAGCCACGAGACAAAGTGGTCATAGTGGTGCTAAACAAAGGAGAATCACATCTAGCTTTGACTTGCCCTAAAACTTTACTTGGGGcaaaaaaatgacagatttgTAATGGCTCAAATGAGGCTTGAGggagcttttatttcttttcatatctTATCCACTAGGTGCTCTTGATAACACAATGTGTctctctgattaaaaaaaagtttcaataaAAGTACAGCTATTGTGGATTGCTGTTGCACTAATCCAATTTCTTTCGGGCCTGTTTTAGGTTTACCCCACCACAATGCGAGcgctggggatggggacaagTGGGTCACTGTGCCGTGTGGGAGCAATGGTGGCTCCATTTATATCACAAGTAAGAGCACGCTTGATAATGTTGGTAAACATTGTGCTGCACACTGCCATCAAATACAGAGAGATGTCCCTGAAATTCATCCAAAAAAAGATGGATTACATCCTTCCCTCCTAACCCCATAGAGTACTTGGGTGGCCTTTGCCAGCTGTAGCATTGAGTAACTCATCACAGAATTCAGCTCACTAGCATTTGATACTTTCAGAAAGCTCTTAAGGTTCACAAGGTACTTTTTTCTATTGTGGAGTCTCTCAGGCATTTGTGACCTTTTGTCCATCTTAATTGCTAATTAAGTGCCACTCCCCCACACCAGTGAGCTCCTGTTCGATGTTCTTTGGCCTGCAGGTTCTTATGAGCGCTTCTTTCATGGGGGCCCTGTGTCTCTTCTCCTCTGTGTGCATCATCTGTGCCATCTCTGCAGTCACACTGCCCATCGAGACCAAGGGCAGGGCCCTGCAGGTGGGTACCAGCACGCCAGGAGCTCCTCTGGATCTAAATGCTGCTAGGGGATGATGCAGCCAGAATCCAAACCCAGCTCTCCTGAGGTTTCACAAGCCTGATAGGTGCTCAcaggaaggtgctgctgcagcagcttcaagTGCTGTTACCCCAGTTATCCAAAGCTTGTTTCTCGTGAAAGAAGAAGCcaggctgccagccccagccacctCATGTAAGCCTGTGAGCTTTAGCTTGTGCAAGCCCCTCTCTACATCTATCTCCAAGCCTGACTTAAAGGTGCAGCTTCCCAGGCacatgctctgctctgccaggagagaGGACAGCAGATGTACAGAGCACCTCAACTACCAAAGTTATTTCTTAATCAAATTCAAGGCAAGAGCCTCACCTTCATCTAAGACCTTATGGTCAGTGTTTTCTACACAGCAATCAGCCAAAGCACTAAGCCCAAAGATTAAGGAGCAAAGTTTAAATTTAGCAGTCTCCCATGGGCAAGTCACACCAGATTAATTAGAGGAGGTGGTGAGCAGTCCTGTGCTTTCAATAAATTCAGCTATAGCAGCATGGAGATTTTTGTGGCATGC encodes:
- the SVOPL gene encoding putative transporter SVOPL, which translates into the protein MVFFGYMVFSIVLGLLADRYGRWKILLLSFLWAAYFSLLTSFAPSYIWFVFLRAMVGGGVSGHAQGLIIKTEFLPTKYRGYMLPLSQVFWLAGSLLIIGLASVVNPTIGWRWLIRIASIPGILLILVFKFIPESARYNVSMGNTGAALATLQRIARMNGVAMPQGQLREPAKERRGRFKDLIHPKYLRTTLQIWIIWLGIAFAYYGVILASAELLERDLVCGSTAPPLQDSSGDPEESHSPCHCHLFGPTAYQTMIISTVGEIALNPVNILSINLLGRRLSLCITMGCTALFFLLLNICTSSAGMVGFLFMLRALVSANFNTIYIYTAEVYPTTMRALGMGTSGSLCRVGAMVAPFISQVLMSASFMGALCLFSSVCIICAISAVTLPIETKGRALQQVK